A stretch of Lactuca sativa cultivar Salinas chromosome 6, Lsat_Salinas_v11, whole genome shotgun sequence DNA encodes these proteins:
- the LOC111890175 gene encoding histone H3.2 yields the protein MARTKQTARKSTGGKAPRKQLATKAARKSAPATGGVKKPHRFRPGTVALREIRKYQKSTELLIRKLPFQRLVREIAQDFKTDLRFQSSAVAALQEASEAYLVGLFEDTNLCAIHAKRVTIMPKDMQLARRIRGERA from the coding sequence ATGGCTCGTACCAAGCAGACGGCAAGGAAATCCACCGGAGGAAAGGCTCCAAGGAAGCAGTTGGCAACCAAGGCAGCAAGGAAGTCAGCTCCGGCCACCGGCGGAGTGAAGAAGCCACACAGATTCAGGCCTGGAACAGTCGCATTGAGAGAGATCAGAAAGTACCAGAAGAGCACTGAGCTTTTGATCAGGAAACTTCCGTTCCAGAGACTTGTGAGAGAAATCGCTCAAGATTTCAAAACCGATCTGCGATTCCAGAGCTCCGCAGTGGCTGCTCTTCAGGAGGCTTCCGAAGCTTACCTTGTTGGGCTCTTTGAAGACACAAATCTGTGCGCGATTCATGCTAAAAGGGTCACCATTATGCCGAAGGATATGCAGCTTGCTCGTAGGATTCGTGGTGAGAGGGCTTAG
- the LOC111890184 gene encoding histone H3.2 has translation MARTKQTARKSTGGKAPRKQLATKAARKSAPATGGVKKPHRFRPGTVALREIRKYQKSTELLIRKLPFQRLVREIAQDFKTDLRFQSSAVAALQEASEAYLVGLFEDTNLCAIHAKRVTIMPKDMQLARRIRGERA, from the coding sequence ATGGCTCGTACCAAGCAGACGGCAAGGAAATCCACCGGAGGAAAGGCTCCAAGGAAGCAGTTGGCAACCAAGGCAGCAAGGAAGTCGGCACCGGCCACCGGCGGAGTGAAGAAACCACACAGATTCAGGCCTGGAACAGTCGCATTGAGAGAGATCAGAAAGTACCAGAAGAGCACTGAGCTTTTGATCAGGAAACTTCCGTTCCAGAGGCTCGTCAGGGAGATCGCCCAAGATTTCAAGACCGATCTGCGTTTCCAGAGCTCCGCCGTGGCTGCTCTCCAGGAGGCTTCCGAAGCTTACCTTGTTGGGCTCTTCGAAGACACAAATCTTTGCGCTATTCATGCTAAAAGAGTCACCATCATGCCAAAGGATATGCAGCTCGCTCGTAGGATTCGAGGTGAAAGGGCTTAG